The following proteins are co-located in the Micromonospora coriariae genome:
- a CDS encoding ATP-binding protein: MTQLTGQPATDDDVVHLTVPADGGYLGVLRTATAGLAARLQFALDEIEDLRIAVDEACAMLLAIATRDAELECRFSVTEDALTVEVTVPTVRGATLPAESSFAWKVLTALTTSASATAADGRATISLLTRRSSGY; encoded by the coding sequence GTGACTCAACTGACCGGCCAGCCAGCGACCGACGACGACGTGGTGCACCTCACGGTGCCCGCCGACGGCGGTTACCTCGGCGTGCTCCGTACCGCCACCGCCGGTCTCGCGGCCCGGTTGCAGTTCGCGCTCGACGAGATCGAGGATCTGCGGATCGCGGTCGACGAGGCGTGCGCCATGCTGCTCGCCATCGCCACCCGCGACGCTGAGCTGGAGTGCCGGTTCTCGGTCACCGAGGACGCCCTGACCGTCGAGGTGACCGTGCCGACCGTGCGCGGCGCCACCCTGCCCGCCGAGTCGTCCTTCGCCTGGAAGGTGCTCACCGCGCTGACCACGTCGGCGTCCGCCACGGCCGCCGACGGCCGGGCGACGATCTCGTTGCTGACCCGCCGCTCCAGCGGCTACTGA
- a CDS encoding GNAT family N-acetyltransferase — MTSPVTPTIRPARPEDVPAVVAMVHELAEYERAPDQCHLTTEQLTSALFSTAPALFGHVAVDEHDQPIGFALWFLNFSTWAGVHGIYLEDLYVRPSARGTGAGRLLLATLADICVRRGYRRLEWWMIDWNPAAGFYASIGAEQMSEWVPYRLSGDALRDLASQAAAAGTRPGD; from the coding sequence GTGACCTCACCCGTCACCCCGACGATCCGGCCGGCACGTCCCGAGGATGTGCCGGCCGTCGTCGCCATGGTTCACGAGCTGGCGGAGTACGAACGCGCCCCCGACCAGTGCCACCTCACCACCGAACAGTTGACCTCGGCCCTGTTTTCGACTGCGCCGGCGCTCTTCGGCCACGTCGCGGTCGACGAGCACGACCAGCCGATCGGCTTCGCGCTGTGGTTCCTCAACTTCTCCACCTGGGCCGGCGTGCACGGCATCTACCTGGAGGACCTCTACGTCCGACCGTCCGCCCGGGGCACCGGCGCGGGCCGGCTGCTGCTCGCCACCCTGGCCGACATCTGCGTACGACGCGGCTACCGGCGGCTGGAGTGGTGGATGATCGACTGGAATCCGGCCGCCGGGTTCTACGCCTCGATCGGCGCGGAGCAGATGAGCGAGTGGGTCCCCTATCGGCTCAGCGGCGACGCGCTGCGCGACCTCGCCAGCCAGGCCGCCGCCGCCGGCACGCGTCCGGGCGACTGA
- the sodN gene encoding superoxide dismutase, Ni, whose translation MRLPRILAPRVTASAHCDLPCGVYDPAQARIEAESVKMICEKYQANTDPEFRTRAVIIKEQRAELVKHHLWVLWTDYFKATHFEKYPQLHQMFNEATKLAGAGGVKGSLDPATADKLLAKIDEISKIFWETKKA comes from the coding sequence ATGCGACTTCCACGCATCCTTGCGCCCCGCGTCACCGCGAGCGCTCACTGCGACCTGCCGTGCGGCGTCTACGACCCGGCCCAGGCCCGGATCGAGGCCGAGTCGGTCAAAATGATCTGCGAGAAGTACCAGGCGAACACCGACCCGGAGTTCCGCACCCGGGCGGTCATCATCAAGGAGCAGCGCGCCGAGCTGGTCAAGCACCACCTGTGGGTGCTCTGGACCGACTACTTCAAGGCCACGCACTTCGAGAAGTACCCGCAGCTGCACCAGATGTTCAACGAGGCCACCAAGCTCGCCGGCGCCGGTGGCGTCAAGGGCAGCCTCGACCCGGCGACCGCCGACAAGCTGCTCGCGAAGATCGACGAGATCTCGAAGATCTTCTGGGAGACCAAGAAGGCGTGA
- a CDS encoding S24/S26 family peptidase — MRADHSAGAPRLRGPLTAVLVTGPSMAPTLRHGDAVLVRPHGRPIRPGDVVVAVFRSRPELLVVKRVVRAQDGGWWLRGDNDLVTDDSRAYGVADVRGRVVARYWPRPGRVPRRPL; from the coding sequence GTGCGGGCCGATCACTCGGCGGGGGCTCCCCGGCTGCGCGGGCCGCTGACCGCCGTCCTGGTGACCGGTCCGTCCATGGCGCCGACGCTGCGGCACGGCGACGCGGTGCTGGTCCGCCCCCACGGTCGCCCGATCCGCCCCGGTGACGTGGTGGTCGCGGTCTTCCGTAGCCGCCCCGAGCTGCTGGTGGTGAAGCGGGTGGTCCGGGCGCAGGACGGCGGCTGGTGGCTTCGGGGGGACAACGACCTGGTCACCGACGACTCCCGCGCGTACGGGGTGGCCGACGTGCGGGGGCGGGTGGTGGCCCGCTACTGGCCGCGCCCCGGACGGGTCCCGCGTCGGCCGTTATGA
- a CDS encoding NAD(P)-dependent malic enzyme translates to MPSSTVDPADPVFQLHRGGKMAVTSTVPLTSREDLSLAYTPGVARVCEAIAADPDLADDYTWVSHAVAVVTDGSAVLGLGNIGPRAALPVMEGKAVLFKQFAGVDAVPVCLDTQDVDEIVAVVRALAPSFGGINLEDISAPRCFEVERRLDEALDIPVFHDDQHGTAIVVLAALRNAATLLNRKLGDLRVAVSGAGAAGVAVTKMLVAGGVNPDQVVVCDSKGIIGRHRTELTGTKAELAASTNADGRQGDITEALRGADVLIGVSGGQIPEAAVAGMAPGGIVFALANPTPEVHPEVAARHVAVVATGRSDYPNQINNVLAFPGVFRGALDARATRITEGMKVAAADAIAGVVAESLTAEAIVPSPLDPRVAPAVAEAVAEAARRDGVARR, encoded by the coding sequence ATGCCTTCGTCCACCGTGGACCCCGCTGATCCCGTCTTCCAGCTGCACCGGGGCGGCAAGATGGCCGTCACCTCGACGGTGCCGCTCACCAGCCGGGAGGACCTCTCCCTCGCGTACACCCCGGGGGTGGCCCGGGTGTGTGAGGCGATCGCCGCCGACCCCGACCTGGCCGACGACTACACCTGGGTGTCGCACGCCGTCGCGGTGGTCACCGACGGCTCGGCGGTGCTCGGGCTCGGCAACATCGGCCCGCGTGCCGCGCTGCCGGTGATGGAGGGCAAGGCGGTGCTGTTCAAGCAGTTCGCCGGGGTCGACGCGGTGCCGGTCTGTCTGGACACCCAGGACGTGGACGAGATCGTCGCCGTGGTGCGGGCGCTGGCCCCCTCGTTCGGCGGGATCAACCTGGAGGACATCAGCGCGCCGCGCTGCTTCGAGGTGGAGCGCCGGCTCGACGAGGCGCTGGACATCCCGGTCTTCCACGACGACCAGCACGGCACCGCGATCGTGGTGCTCGCCGCGCTGCGCAACGCCGCCACCCTGCTCAACCGCAAGCTCGGTGACCTGCGGGTCGCGGTGAGCGGCGCCGGTGCGGCCGGCGTGGCCGTGACGAAGATGCTGGTCGCCGGGGGCGTCAACCCCGACCAGGTGGTGGTCTGCGACTCCAAGGGGATCATCGGCCGGCACCGTACCGAGCTGACCGGCACCAAGGCCGAACTGGCCGCGAGCACCAACGCCGACGGTCGGCAGGGCGACATCACCGAGGCGCTGCGCGGCGCGGACGTGCTGATCGGCGTCTCCGGCGGGCAGATCCCGGAGGCCGCGGTCGCCGGCATGGCGCCCGGCGGGATCGTGTTCGCGTTGGCCAACCCGACTCCGGAGGTGCACCCCGAGGTGGCCGCCCGGCACGTCGCGGTGGTCGCCACCGGGCGCAGCGACTACCCCAACCAGATCAACAACGTGCTCGCCTTCCCCGGTGTCTTCCGGGGCGCGCTGGACGCGCGGGCCACCCGGATCACCGAGGGCATGAAGGTCGCCGCCGCGGACGCGATCGCCGGCGTGGTGGCCGAGTCGCTGACCGCCGAGGCGATCGTCCCGTCGCCGCTGGACCCCCGGGTCGCCCCGGCGGTGGCCGAGGCGGTCGCCGAGGCGGCCCGCCGTGACGGCGTCGCCCGCCGGTAA
- a CDS encoding zinc-binding dehydrogenase, with amino-acid sequence MPIMRAAFASRFDDADPLAALTVGERPEPTHPADDWVTVQLRATSLNHHDLWSLRGVGLTEAQLPMILGCDAVGVDPEGNQVVVYPVVVTRGDPRGVSILSEHFPGTLAERVAVPRSNLVPLPDGMAATDAACLPTAWLTAWRMLTTKGRVEDADSVLVQGAGGGVATAAVALAVAMGKRVYATSRDAIKRERITALGATAVEPGARLPERVDVVIETVGAATFEHSMKSAAPMARIVVSGATAGHEPSVNLRRIFAMQLEILGTSMGTPGELYELLAFCADSDVRPVVDSVVPFSRVEDAFARLHSGDAFGKVVVDHTA; translated from the coding sequence GTGCCGATCATGCGTGCTGCCTTCGCCTCCCGCTTCGACGACGCCGATCCGCTCGCCGCGCTCACTGTCGGTGAGCGGCCCGAGCCGACCCACCCGGCCGACGACTGGGTGACCGTGCAGCTGCGCGCCACCTCGCTCAACCACCACGACCTCTGGTCACTGCGGGGGGTGGGGCTCACCGAGGCCCAGCTGCCGATGATCCTCGGCTGCGACGCGGTCGGCGTGGACCCGGAGGGCAACCAGGTGGTCGTCTACCCGGTGGTGGTCACCCGGGGTGACCCGCGCGGCGTCTCCATCCTCTCCGAGCACTTCCCCGGCACCCTCGCCGAGCGGGTCGCCGTACCCCGGTCGAACCTGGTCCCGCTGCCCGACGGGATGGCGGCGACCGACGCGGCCTGCCTGCCGACGGCCTGGCTGACCGCGTGGCGGATGTTGACCACCAAGGGCCGCGTCGAGGACGCCGACAGCGTGCTCGTGCAGGGCGCGGGCGGCGGCGTGGCCACCGCGGCCGTCGCGCTCGCCGTCGCGATGGGCAAGCGGGTGTACGCGACCAGCCGCGACGCGATCAAGCGGGAGCGGATCACCGCCCTCGGCGCCACCGCCGTGGAACCCGGTGCCCGGCTGCCGGAACGGGTCGACGTGGTGATCGAGACGGTCGGCGCGGCCACCTTCGAACATTCGATGAAGTCGGCCGCGCCGATGGCCCGGATCGTGGTCTCCGGCGCCACCGCCGGTCACGAACCGTCGGTCAACCTGCGCCGGATCTTCGCCATGCAGCTGGAGATCCTGGGCACCTCGATGGGCACCCCCGGCGAGCTGTACGAGCTGCTGGCGTTCTGCGCGGACAGCGACGTGCGCCCGGTGGTGGACAGCGTGGTCCCGTTCAGCCGGGTCGAGGACGCCTTCGCCCGGCTGCACTCCGGTGACGCCTTCGGCAAGGTCGTCGTCGACCACACCGCCTGA
- a CDS encoding alpha/beta hydrolase family protein, which yields MSRRVTPALLAGALLTAGLVGCSADARKAESGPAPVEPSAVASATPRVPAGTAPQRAFAVGVRQLKLNRDGRALPVTLWYPAAGEAGGAAKRSAAAAAGRFPVVMFSHGLGGRPDDYATLLTRWAAAGFVVAAPAFPHTSRGADGNVLDVLNQPADVSYALTKVLALDGAAGDPLRGRLDAERVAAAGHSAGGVTTIGLFTASRDERLDAGVVFAGTALGVGTAFAGAAAPQLFVHGELDEVVDYAAGRAAYDKVPWPKAMLSLPKGDHGRALLSDGAALRVVSDTSVEFLRWTLYGDPAAKKRISTDATRGDIATFDDHL from the coding sequence ATGTCCCGTCGCGTCACCCCCGCGCTGCTGGCCGGCGCCCTGCTCACTGCCGGCCTGGTCGGCTGCTCCGCGGACGCCCGGAAGGCCGAGAGCGGGCCGGCACCGGTCGAGCCCTCCGCCGTCGCCTCGGCGACGCCGCGGGTACCCGCCGGGACCGCGCCACAGCGAGCCTTCGCCGTCGGCGTACGCCAGCTCAAGCTGAACCGGGACGGCCGGGCGCTGCCGGTGACGCTCTGGTATCCGGCGGCCGGGGAGGCCGGTGGGGCGGCCAAGCGGTCGGCGGCGGCAGCGGCTGGCCGGTTCCCCGTGGTGATGTTCAGTCACGGCCTGGGCGGGCGGCCGGACGACTACGCCACGCTGCTGACCCGGTGGGCGGCGGCGGGCTTCGTGGTGGCCGCGCCGGCCTTCCCGCACACCTCCCGGGGTGCCGACGGCAATGTCCTCGACGTGCTCAACCAGCCGGCCGACGTGTCCTACGCGCTGACCAAGGTGCTGGCGCTCGACGGCGCGGCGGGCGACCCGCTGCGCGGCCGGCTGGACGCCGAGCGGGTGGCCGCGGCCGGGCACTCGGCCGGCGGGGTGACCACCATCGGCCTGTTCACCGCCAGCCGGGACGAACGGCTGGACGCCGGCGTGGTGTTCGCCGGCACGGCCCTCGGCGTGGGTACGGCGTTCGCCGGCGCGGCCGCGCCCCAACTGTTCGTGCACGGCGAGCTGGACGAGGTGGTCGACTACGCGGCGGGCCGGGCCGCGTACGACAAGGTGCCCTGGCCGAAGGCGATGCTGAGCCTGCCGAAGGGTGACCACGGGCGGGCGCTGCTCAGCGACGGCGCGGCGCTGCGGGTGGTCTCGGACACCTCCGTCGAGTTCCTCCGCTGGACGCTCTACGGCGACCCGGCGGCCAAGAAGCGCATCTCCACCGACGCGACCCGCGGCGACATCGCCACCTTCGACGACCACCTGTAG
- a CDS encoding nucleotidyltransferase domain-containing protein, with amino-acid sequence MDELARRQLASIAEVIAVTGSAAIPVWLRGGWAMDFHLGSVTRPHVDVDWYCWRGDAERLATLLLARDWRPDPRMPVEQQLDLYAGDVEVSFAYLGRDRAGRPTVGAGSWAGTPLPAGMLDAPPGRIGALTVPTISVAAQIEFKQMYPIWMPERQRRPKDADDLARLRATVPPPPEG; translated from the coding sequence GTGGACGAACTCGCGCGCCGCCAGTTGGCGAGCATCGCCGAGGTGATCGCGGTGACCGGGTCGGCCGCGATACCGGTGTGGCTACGGGGCGGCTGGGCGATGGACTTCCACCTCGGCTCGGTGACCCGCCCGCACGTCGACGTCGACTGGTACTGCTGGCGGGGCGACGCGGAGCGGCTGGCCACCCTGCTGCTGGCCCGAGACTGGCGGCCCGATCCCCGGATGCCGGTGGAGCAACAGCTCGACCTGTACGCCGGCGACGTGGAGGTCAGTTTCGCGTACCTGGGTCGGGATCGGGCCGGTCGGCCGACGGTGGGAGCCGGATCGTGGGCCGGCACGCCGCTGCCGGCCGGGATGCTGGACGCGCCGCCAGGCCGGATCGGCGCGCTCACCGTGCCGACGATCTCGGTGGCAGCCCAGATCGAGTTCAAGCAGATGTACCCGATCTGGATGCCGGAGCGTCAGCGCCGGCCGAAGGACGCCGACGACCTGGCCCGGCTGCGTGCCACCGTCCCGCCGCCTCCGGAAGGCTGA
- a CDS encoding alpha/beta hydrolase family protein has translation MGSGRLIAVLVTALLAGCAPATAVAGGPTAAPDGPSARRAPEGSYVVGVRTLTLDPRSARPLPVTIWYPASPDGVAAGRFPVIIYSHGLDSRPGLHAGLTSRWAAAGFVVAAPAFPHTRRGAARFTRADVRNQPADCWRLIRHLSRLDTDPADPLAGHLALASIAAAGHSAGGFTTAGMFSEGHPARLRAGIVIAGGGLPGSFAGPAAPLLFVHGTADPVVPVAVGRAAYRRTPGPAAFLSLLGQDHGAYLVPSSPGFAPVLATTTDFLRWTLYDDSAAGARLPADARAPTLTSYESRPAR, from the coding sequence ATGGGGTCGGGGCGGCTGATCGCCGTGCTGGTGACAGCGCTGCTGGCCGGTTGCGCGCCGGCCACGGCCGTGGCGGGCGGGCCCACCGCCGCCCCGGACGGGCCGTCGGCGCGCCGGGCGCCCGAGGGGTCGTACGTCGTCGGCGTGCGTACGCTCACCCTCGATCCCCGCTCGGCGCGCCCCCTGCCGGTGACCATCTGGTACCCGGCGTCACCCGACGGGGTGGCCGCCGGGCGGTTCCCGGTGATCATCTACAGCCACGGCCTGGACAGCCGGCCCGGGCTGCACGCAGGGCTGACCAGCCGCTGGGCGGCGGCCGGCTTCGTGGTGGCGGCTCCCGCGTTCCCGCACACCCGGCGCGGTGCCGCCCGGTTCACCCGGGCCGACGTCCGCAACCAGCCGGCCGACTGCTGGCGGCTCATCCGGCACCTGAGCCGCCTCGACACCGATCCCGCTGATCCGCTCGCCGGTCACCTGGCCCTGGCATCGATCGCCGCCGCCGGTCACTCGGCCGGCGGCTTCACCACGGCCGGCATGTTCAGCGAAGGCCATCCGGCCCGGCTGCGCGCCGGGATCGTGATCGCCGGGGGCGGACTGCCCGGCAGCTTCGCCGGGCCGGCCGCGCCCCTGCTCTTCGTGCACGGCACGGCCGACCCGGTGGTGCCGGTGGCGGTCGGCCGGGCCGCGTACCGGCGTACCCCCGGGCCGGCCGCCTTTCTCAGCCTGCTCGGCCAGGACCACGGTGCGTACCTCGTCCCAAGCAGTCCGGGGTTCGCCCCGGTTCTCGCCACCACCACCGACTTCCTCCGCTGGACCCTCTACGACGACAGCGCGGCCGGCGCCCGCCTCCCCGCCGACGCCCGCGCCCCCACCCTGACCAGCTACGAATCCCGCCCGGCCCGCTGA
- a CDS encoding acetate/propionate family kinase has protein sequence MSRVLVLNCGSSSVKWRRYDGDRVLGQGTVERVGEPGGGPADHTSAVRQILAGQDLSGLAAVGHRVVHGGRTFTAPVLVDDAVLAAIRDLVPLAPLHNPANLAGIEMARETLPDVPQVAVFDTAFHHTLPEAAATYAIDRDTAERYAIRRYGFHGTSHAYVSRRTAELLGRPYEQLNTITLHLGNGASACAVADGRSVATSMGMSPLQGLVMGTRSGDLDPAVIFHLRREGGLSVDEIDDLLNHRSGLLGLTGVNDMREVLQRRAAGDQAAELAFDVYCRRITGYVGAYYALLGRVDAITFTAGVGEHAAPVRAAALAGLDRLGIVVDPARNAGNGDRVISPEGAEVTVCVIRTDEEREIARQARAVVEAG, from the coding sequence GTGAGTCGGGTGCTGGTGCTCAACTGCGGGTCGTCGTCGGTCAAGTGGCGCCGCTACGACGGTGACCGGGTGCTCGGCCAGGGCACCGTCGAGCGGGTCGGTGAACCCGGTGGCGGCCCGGCGGACCACACCAGCGCCGTCCGGCAGATCCTGGCCGGGCAGGACCTGAGCGGACTGGCGGCGGTCGGGCACCGGGTGGTGCACGGCGGGCGGACGTTCACCGCGCCGGTCCTGGTCGACGACGCGGTGCTGGCCGCGATCCGGGACCTGGTCCCGCTCGCCCCGCTGCACAACCCGGCCAACCTGGCCGGCATCGAGATGGCCCGCGAGACGCTGCCGGACGTTCCGCAGGTCGCCGTCTTCGACACCGCGTTCCACCACACCCTGCCGGAGGCCGCCGCCACCTACGCGATCGACCGGGACACCGCCGAGCGGTACGCCATCCGCCGGTACGGCTTCCACGGCACCTCACACGCGTACGTCTCCCGGCGCACGGCCGAGCTGCTGGGCCGCCCGTACGAGCAGCTCAACACGATCACCCTGCACCTCGGCAACGGGGCCAGCGCCTGCGCGGTGGCGGACGGCCGCAGCGTCGCCACCTCGATGGGCATGTCCCCGTTGCAGGGGCTGGTGATGGGCACCCGCAGCGGCGACCTGGACCCGGCCGTGATCTTCCACCTGCGCCGGGAGGGTGGGCTGTCGGTGGACGAGATCGACGACCTGCTCAACCACCGCAGCGGCCTGCTCGGGCTGACCGGCGTCAACGACATGCGCGAGGTGCTCCAGCGCCGGGCGGCCGGGGACCAGGCGGCGGAGCTGGCCTTCGACGTGTACTGCCGGCGGATCACCGGCTACGTGGGCGCGTACTACGCGCTGCTCGGCCGGGTCGACGCGATCACCTTCACCGCCGGGGTGGGCGAGCACGCGGCGCCGGTGCGGGCCGCCGCGCTGGCCGGGCTGGACCGGCTCGGCATCGTCGTGGACCCGGCCCGCAACGCCGGGAACGGTGACCGGGTGATCTCGCCCGAGGGCGCCGAGGTGACCGTCTGCGTCATTCGCACCGACGAGGAACGGGAGATCGCCCGGCAGGCACGGGCCGTGGTCGAGGCCGGCTGA
- the pta gene encoding phosphate acetyltransferase translates to MARSVYLTSVGSGGGKSTVALGLAELLSRQVGRIGAFRPLVADSGPDPILALLSERYRIEQPLAELAGMSYTEATALVADGRREELISAIVERYRAVERQCPAVVVVGSDFDDPGDPARPRELAFNARLATEFGSVVVPVVDGFGQEPAAVAAAVRGAYHDLADLGATVLAVIANRVPGPMSLPELPVPAYAIPEVPSVSAPTVAEVAAALDATLLAGDDAALGRDVLDFVVGAAHVPTLLDHLTEGALVITPGDRADLLVAASAAHVAGQVSVAGLVLTLGEQPDPRAMRLVEGLNTGLAVLSVRSDSYDTVAASSRIEGRPSAANPRKVEAALGAFERCVDTDDLARRLRVSRSTRVTPLMFENELIDRARSQRRHLVLPEAADERILRAAEILLRRGVVELTLLGRPDDVARRTRELGVDLGDAHVVDPVTSGWRDEFAVEYAQLRAHRGVTAELAHDIVAQPNYFGTLMVATGRADGMVSGATHTTAATIRPAFEIIRTVPEVSVASSVFFMLLADRVLVYGDCAVNRDPDAAQLADIAISSADTAARFGIEPRVAMLSYSTGSSGAGADVEKVAAATALVRERRPDLLVEGPIQYDAAIDPAVAAAKLPGSPVAGHATVFIFPDLNTGNNTYKAVQRSAGAVAVGPVMQGLRRPVNDLSRGATVPDIVNTVAITAIQAATEEAS, encoded by the coding sequence GTGGCCCGGAGCGTGTATCTGACGAGTGTGGGATCGGGCGGGGGTAAGTCGACAGTCGCCCTCGGGCTGGCCGAGTTGCTGTCCCGCCAGGTCGGGCGGATCGGCGCGTTCCGGCCGTTGGTCGCCGACTCCGGCCCGGACCCGATCCTCGCCCTGCTCAGCGAGCGTTACCGGATCGAGCAGCCGCTGGCCGAGCTGGCCGGGATGAGCTACACCGAGGCCACCGCACTGGTCGCCGACGGCCGGCGGGAGGAGCTGATCTCCGCCATCGTCGAGCGCTACCGGGCCGTGGAGCGGCAGTGCCCGGCGGTGGTCGTGGTGGGCAGCGACTTCGACGACCCGGGCGACCCGGCCCGTCCCCGGGAACTGGCCTTCAACGCCCGGCTGGCCACCGAGTTCGGCAGCGTGGTGGTGCCGGTGGTGGACGGCTTCGGGCAGGAGCCGGCGGCCGTCGCGGCCGCCGTGCGGGGGGCGTACCACGATCTGGCCGACCTGGGCGCGACAGTGCTCGCGGTGATCGCCAACCGGGTGCCCGGGCCGATGAGCCTGCCCGAGTTGCCCGTGCCGGCGTACGCCATCCCTGAGGTGCCGAGCGTGTCGGCGCCGACGGTGGCCGAGGTGGCCGCGGCCCTCGACGCCACCCTGCTCGCCGGGGACGACGCCGCGCTCGGGCGGGACGTGCTGGACTTCGTGGTCGGCGCCGCACACGTGCCCACCCTGCTGGACCACCTCACCGAGGGCGCCCTGGTGATCACCCCCGGAGACCGCGCCGACCTGCTCGTCGCCGCCAGCGCCGCGCACGTGGCCGGGCAGGTGTCGGTGGCCGGGCTGGTGCTGACCCTCGGCGAGCAGCCCGACCCCCGGGCGATGCGGCTGGTGGAGGGGCTGAACACCGGCTTGGCGGTGCTCTCCGTGCGCAGTGACAGCTACGACACGGTGGCCGCGTCCAGCCGGATCGAGGGCCGGCCCAGCGCGGCCAACCCGCGCAAGGTGGAGGCCGCGCTCGGCGCGTTCGAGCGCTGTGTGGACACCGACGACCTGGCCCGCCGGCTGCGCGTCAGCCGGTCGACCCGGGTCACCCCCCTGATGTTCGAGAACGAGCTGATCGACCGGGCCCGGTCGCAGCGCCGGCACCTCGTGCTGCCGGAGGCCGCCGACGAGCGGATCCTGCGCGCGGCGGAGATCCTGCTCCGTCGCGGGGTGGTCGAGCTGACCCTGCTCGGCCGGCCGGACGACGTCGCCCGGCGTACGCGTGAGCTGGGCGTCGACCTCGGCGACGCGCACGTGGTCGATCCGGTCACCAGCGGGTGGCGGGACGAGTTCGCTGTCGAGTACGCCCAACTGCGCGCCCACCGGGGCGTCACCGCCGAGTTGGCGCACGACATCGTCGCCCAACCGAACTACTTCGGCACCCTGATGGTGGCCACCGGACGGGCCGACGGCATGGTCTCCGGCGCGACACACACCACCGCCGCCACCATCCGGCCGGCGTTCGAGATCATCCGAACCGTGCCGGAGGTCTCGGTGGCCTCCAGTGTCTTCTTCATGCTGCTCGCCGACCGGGTGCTGGTCTACGGCGACTGCGCGGTCAACCGCGACCCGGACGCCGCCCAGCTCGCCGACATCGCGATCTCGTCCGCCGACACCGCCGCCCGGTTCGGCATCGAACCCCGGGTGGCGATGCTGTCGTACTCCACGGGCAGCTCGGGCGCCGGCGCGGACGTGGAGAAGGTCGCCGCGGCCACCGCGCTGGTCCGGGAGCGCCGGCCCGACCTGCTGGTCGAGGGGCCGATCCAGTACGACGCCGCGATCGACCCGGCGGTGGCGGCGGCCAAGCTGCCGGGCAGCCCGGTCGCCGGCCACGCCACGGTCTTCATTTTTCCCGACCTCAACACCGGCAACAACACGTACAAGGCGGTGCAGCGCTCCGCCGGGGCGGTCGCCGTCGGCCCGGTGATGCAGGGCCTGCGCCGGCCGGTGAACGACCTGTCCCGGGGCGCGACCGTGCCGGACATCGTCAACACGGTGGCGATCACCGCCATCCAGGCGGCCACCGAGGAGGCCTCGTGA
- a CDS encoding DUF6104 family protein, which translates to MYFTDRGIEELVERRGDEQVTLEWLGERLRDFVDLNPDFETPIERLATYLARLDDPDDE; encoded by the coding sequence ATGTACTTCACCGACCGCGGTATCGAGGAACTGGTTGAGCGCCGGGGTGACGAGCAGGTGACCCTGGAATGGCTCGGCGAGCGCCTGCGTGATTTCGTGGACCTCAACCCCGACTTCGAAACCCCCATCGAGCGCCTGGCCACCTACCTGGCCCGCCTCGACGACCCCGACGACGAGTAA